The Cetobacterium somerae sequence TGTAGATTTAGCAGTTCATTCAATGAAAGATATGCCTATAGTTTCACCACCTGGTTTGATTTGTGGAGCAACTCCAGACAGAGAAGATAATAGAGATGTAATAGTTTCAAGAAGTGGAAAAAAGCTATTAGAGCTTCCAGAAGGAGCTATTGTAGGGACTAGTTCATTAAGAAGAACTATGGGATTAAAAACATTAAGACCAGATTTAGAGATAAAACAATTGAGAGGAAATATTCATACAAGACTTAGAAAATTAGATGAAGGTCAATATGATGCTATTCTTTTAGCAGCAGCAGGATTAAAAAGAGTTGGATTAAGAGATAGAATAACTGAAGAGTTAGATTATAATTTAATGATGCCAGCTCCAGCTCAAGGAGCACTTCATATTCAATGTAGAGAAAACGATGAGTTTGTAAAAAATATCTTAAAATCTATTCATAATCCAGAAATAGAAAAAATTGTAGAGATAGAAAGAGAGTTTTCTAAGATATTTGATGGAGGATGTCATACACCTATGGGATGTACAGGGGAAAAATTTGATGGTAAGATTTTTTTAAGAGGTGTGTACTGCCAAGGTGATATTATGTATAAAGCAGAAGTGTTAGAAGATGAAGTGTTAGGAAAAGAGATAGCACACAAATTAGCTGCAAAAATAAGGGAGAAAATAAATGGTTAATAATAAAATGGGGAAAGTTTACATAATAGGAGCAGGTTGTGGAAATATAGATCTTTTAACTTTGAAAGGAAAGAGATGCATAGAGGAAGCTGACTGCGTGGTATATGATAGATTGATAGACCCGAAAGTATTGAAGTTAGCTAAAGAAAATGCAGAAATGATATATTTAGGCAAAGGAAATACTGAGGGTGGAGTTATTCAGGATGAAATAAATAAAACGCTGGCTAAAAAGGCTTTAGAGGGAAAAGTTGTAGCAAGAGTAAAAGGTGGAGACCCGTTTGTTTTTGGAAGAGGTGGAGAAGAGATAGAGGAGATAGTTAAATACTCTATTCCTTTTGAAATTATACCTGGAATAAGTTCTTCAATAGCTGTACCAGAGTATGCAGGAATTCCAGTTACACATAGAGGACTAGCAAGATCATTCCATGTATTTACAGGACATACAATGGAGAATGGAGAATGGCATGATTTTTCGACTATAGCTAAATTAGATGGAACTTTAGTATTTTTAATGGGAATTAAAAACTTAGATTT is a genomic window containing:
- the hemC gene encoding hydroxymethylbilane synthase, which codes for MKEKIVIGSRGSILALAQSEMIKGRLEKNFPELKFEIKVIVTSGDKDLVSNWNNSDKSLKSFFTKEIEHELLDGTVDLAVHSMKDMPIVSPPGLICGATPDREDNRDVIVSRSGKKLLELPEGAIVGTSSLRRTMGLKTLRPDLEIKQLRGNIHTRLRKLDEGQYDAILLAAAGLKRVGLRDRITEELDYNLMMPAPAQGALHIQCRENDEFVKNILKSIHNPEIEKIVEIEREFSKIFDGGCHTPMGCTGEKFDGKIFLRGVYCQGDIMYKAEVLEDEVLGKEIAHKLAAKIREKING